One region of Ensifer sp. WSM1721 genomic DNA includes:
- a CDS encoding cytochrome b: MTNIRYEQATASGVVSRFNHWTAAMGFMAALGLGLAMAYGGLSRETIGGLIDWHKALGVFVFAFGFWRVGWRVAHGFAAEDADAPLWQRRVARAVHVLLLAAIVLMPLSGILLTVAGGRALDVWDVTLVPSIGQMNGWTPWPVRFAVTSDCSSPPFWRCTFSLL; the protein is encoded by the coding sequence ATGACGAACATTCGTTACGAACAAGCCACTGCATCTGGTGTAGTGTCCCGGTTCAACCACTGGACGGCAGCCATGGGCTTCATGGCGGCGCTCGGCCTTGGCCTGGCAATGGCCTACGGAGGCCTTTCACGCGAGACGATCGGTGGGTTGATAGACTGGCACAAGGCGCTCGGCGTCTTCGTCTTCGCCTTCGGTTTCTGGCGCGTGGGATGGCGGGTCGCGCATGGCTTCGCCGCGGAGGACGCCGATGCGCCTCTTTGGCAGCGCCGCGTCGCGCGGGCCGTCCACGTGCTCTTGCTGGCTGCCATTGTGCTGATGCCGCTCAGTGGCATTCTCCTAACGGTGGCCGGAGGTCGGGCCCTGGATGTCTGGGATGTGACATTGGTTCCGTCCATTGGCCAGATGAATGGCTGGACGCCTTGGCCAGTCAGGTTCGCGGTTACCTCAGACTGTTCATCACCGCCGTTCTGGCGCTGCACGTTCTCGCTGCTGTGA
- a CDS encoding MarR family winged helix-turn-helix transcriptional regulator codes for MTSYLTIMTNTIEETVERMRRNWPEASADQARQVMTLTRHARLVQDAAQAALQGFGLTRSEFELLAALRSHAPPHRLTPSDLYDAMLMSSGGLTRVSKGLEARGLVSRPAGEGDGRSRPIELTHEGRDLVEKAMPAVQAAEAPLLHAMRCEQS; via the coding sequence TTGACGAGCTATCTGACGATCATGACCAACACCATCGAAGAGACCGTGGAAAGAATGCGCAGGAACTGGCCCGAGGCGTCTGCCGACCAGGCGCGCCAGGTCATGACACTCACACGCCATGCTCGCCTCGTACAAGACGCGGCACAGGCCGCCTTGCAGGGATTTGGCCTGACCCGCTCGGAATTCGAACTCCTCGCCGCGCTCAGATCGCACGCTCCTCCGCACCGACTGACGCCCTCTGACCTTTACGATGCAATGCTCATGTCATCCGGCGGGCTGACGAGGGTATCGAAGGGCCTCGAAGCGCGCGGGCTCGTCTCCCGACCGGCGGGCGAAGGCGATGGACGGTCCCGGCCCATCGAGTTGACGCATGAGGGTCGCGATCTGGTTGAAAAGGCGATGCCGGCCGTTCAAGCAGCCGAAGCCCCATTGCTGCACGCGATGAGGTGCGAGCAAAGCTGA
- a CDS encoding cytochrome P450, with protein MRVENDNCGVIGVSVAPTQLENLSSAILQQGGMARVSLPGDVVTWAAGGHQTLRRLLSDQRFNRDWRQWRALQDGEIPEDHPLIGMCKVDNMVTAHGADHRRLRGLLSGSFAPSRIALLAPRIEQCVDRLLAEMAQRGGSADLMYEFAVPLPTNVIAELFGLPDEQREEIVALTYSLANTSATAAEVRQTRQRIPEFFRRLIALKRGQLGDDLASALIVARDNGELVSDSELIDMLFMVLSAGFVTTTGVIGNGALALLTHPQQLHLVRSGQVPWSQAIEEILRWGSAVANLPFRYANQDVEIDGCMVRRGDAVLMAFHAANRDEKAFGPGADRFDVTRRHNPHLSFGEGPHLCLGAALARLELSCAFPALFGRLEDLALTIPAEDVVYMPSYVIRCPQRLPVTFRPSIA; from the coding sequence ATGCGCGTGGAAAACGATAATTGCGGTGTGATCGGTGTGTCGGTCGCTCCCACGCAACTTGAGAATCTGTCTTCTGCGATTCTGCAGCAGGGGGGGATGGCGCGAGTGTCGCTGCCAGGCGATGTGGTGACCTGGGCGGCAGGCGGTCACCAGACGCTCAGGCGGTTGCTTTCCGACCAGCGTTTCAACAGGGACTGGCGACAGTGGCGGGCGCTGCAGGACGGCGAGATTCCCGAGGATCATCCGCTGATCGGGATGTGCAAAGTGGACAACATGGTCACGGCGCATGGCGCCGATCACCGGCGCTTGCGCGGCCTGCTATCCGGGAGCTTCGCGCCCAGTCGTATCGCCTTGCTGGCGCCACGGATCGAACAATGCGTCGATCGACTCCTGGCCGAGATGGCGCAGCGCGGCGGCAGTGCCGATCTGATGTACGAGTTCGCCGTTCCGCTGCCCACCAACGTGATCGCCGAACTGTTCGGTTTGCCGGACGAACAGCGCGAGGAGATCGTCGCGCTCACCTACAGCCTGGCCAACACCTCCGCCACAGCCGCAGAGGTGCGACAGACGCGGCAGCGCATCCCGGAGTTCTTCCGTCGCCTGATCGCGCTCAAGCGGGGCCAGCTCGGCGACGATCTGGCTTCGGCTCTGATCGTCGCGCGCGACAACGGCGAGCTCGTTTCCGACAGCGAGCTCATCGACATGCTGTTCATGGTGCTCTCTGCGGGCTTCGTGACCACCACCGGCGTCATCGGCAATGGCGCGCTGGCATTGCTGACGCATCCGCAGCAACTGCACCTGGTGCGCAGCGGCCAAGTTCCGTGGTCACAGGCGATCGAGGAGATCCTGCGCTGGGGCAGCGCAGTGGCCAATCTGCCGTTCCGCTATGCCAACCAGGACGTGGAGATCGACGGATGCATGGTCCGCCGCGGCGACGCCGTCCTGATGGCGTTCCATGCGGCGAACCGCGACGAAAAGGCCTTCGGTCCCGGCGCGGACAGGTTCGATGTCACCCGGCGGCACAACCCGCACCTGTCGTTCGGCGAGGGGCCGCATTTGTGCCTGGGCGCTGCGCTGGCGCGCCTGGAATTGAGCTGCGCCTTCCCGGCGCTGTTCGGGCGGCTGGAGGATCTGGCGCTGACCATCCCGGCGGAGGACGTCGTCTACATGCCGTCTTACGTCATTCGCTGCCCGCAGCGCCTGCCGGTCACCTTCCGCCCTTCCATCGCTTAG
- a CDS encoding LysR family transcriptional regulator, whose protein sequence is MLASIDVRMLLVLEALLEHRNVTHAARHLDLSQPSVSRALTRLRLIFNDDLLVRGSRGMVPTPHAECLAQMLPMVLNSIRGMVNCGVAQGKSRSTVRIAMPDHQAIVLLPPLLPLLHERASDLDIVTDSDLTGAVRRLEQGEIDLAIGQIGSAPQSYFRRRLYPDHFACLLRSDHPVLAQDWTIDTFTALRHAAVASDAKDGFDRVQDELAKLGVRDRDPVLVSNILTAALAIMATDLVLVVPCRVATKVAALLPLAIVDPPVDLSPYEVALIWHERCHRDPDHRWLRHEIAAAAAEQSQQQARGQSINEASRL, encoded by the coding sequence ATGCTGGCATCGATTGACGTGAGAATGCTGTTGGTTCTGGAAGCGCTGCTGGAGCACCGCAATGTGACCCATGCGGCCCGGCACTTGGACCTGAGTCAACCGTCGGTAAGCCGAGCTCTGACTAGGCTGCGTCTCATTTTCAATGACGACCTTCTGGTTCGCGGCTCGCGCGGCATGGTTCCGACGCCGCACGCCGAATGCCTGGCCCAGATGCTGCCGATGGTGTTGAACTCGATCCGCGGGATGGTGAACTGCGGCGTTGCCCAGGGAAAATCGCGATCAACGGTAAGAATCGCAATGCCTGATCATCAAGCAATCGTGTTGCTACCGCCTCTCCTACCGCTGCTGCACGAGCGCGCATCTGATCTAGACATAGTGACCGATTCAGACCTAACCGGCGCGGTCCGACGGCTCGAGCAAGGCGAGATCGATTTGGCTATTGGGCAGATCGGTTCGGCTCCACAGAGCTACTTTCGGCGCAGACTGTACCCCGACCATTTTGCTTGCCTGCTACGCAGCGATCACCCAGTTCTGGCGCAGGATTGGACAATCGACACCTTCACTGCCCTGCGCCACGCGGCCGTTGCCTCAGATGCAAAAGACGGTTTCGACCGGGTGCAAGACGAGTTGGCCAAGTTGGGTGTTCGGGATCGCGATCCAGTGCTGGTTTCCAATATCCTGACGGCTGCGTTGGCGATCATGGCGACCGACCTGGTGCTGGTTGTGCCCTGCCGAGTCGCGACCAAGGTCGCCGCATTGTTGCCGCTGGCGATTGTCGATCCACCTGTGGATCTGTCGCCCTACGAGGTTGCGCTCATCTGGCACGAGCGTTGCCATCGCGACCCTGACCATCGCTGGCTGCGCCACGAGATCGCCGCTGCGGCTGCGGAGCAGAGCCAGCAACAAGCGCGAGGGCAGTCGATTAACGAGGCGTCAAGGCTATGA
- the otsA gene encoding alpha,alpha-trehalose-phosphate synthase (UDP-forming) — translation MSRLVVVSNRVTLPGSKSAGGMAVALNAALRRKNGLWMGWSGKVKAEEEPSALTEKKVGGITYALTDLSQKDLEDYYYGFANQVLWPIFHNRADLAEYSEARKTAYYRVNEMFADQLEQVLRKDDVIWVHDYHLIPLAEKLQQRGCKNRIGFFLHTPWPPADILFTLPHYHTLLRGLSCYDLVGFHTENDRNNFAECLRRQEMGDLNGDECRVYGKEFRCDVFPISIDTAEFASLAERDAERDDDLQESFDRLAGFDVAIGVDRLDYSKGIDQRIVAFNRFLRSNKHRRRKTVLLQITPKSRDEIPAYQAMQKDVAELVGRVDGELGTVGWVPVHYINQSLGQTELARLYRRARVGLVTPFRDGMNLVAKEYVAAQDPRDPGVLVLSRFAGAASELGEAILVNPYDGEDMASAIEMSLDMPRDERIRRWTPMMERLREYDVYRWCGDFLSSLEPPRGSMGSLDRPRQ, via the coding sequence ATGAGTAGACTGGTTGTTGTCTCGAACAGGGTTACGCTCCCCGGCTCGAAGTCGGCAGGGGGAATGGCCGTTGCGCTGAACGCCGCGCTCCGACGAAAGAACGGTCTCTGGATGGGGTGGTCGGGTAAAGTAAAAGCCGAGGAAGAACCGTCAGCGTTGACGGAAAAGAAAGTCGGCGGCATCACTTACGCCCTTACCGATCTTTCGCAGAAGGATCTGGAAGATTATTACTACGGCTTCGCCAATCAGGTTCTTTGGCCCATCTTCCACAACCGTGCCGACCTCGCTGAATATTCCGAGGCGCGAAAGACCGCATACTACCGCGTCAATGAAATGTTCGCAGATCAGTTGGAACAGGTCCTCAGGAAGGATGACGTCATATGGGTGCACGACTATCACCTGATCCCGCTTGCTGAGAAACTGCAACAGCGTGGCTGCAAAAACCGAATCGGCTTTTTCCTGCACACTCCGTGGCCGCCGGCGGACATCCTCTTCACCCTGCCGCACTATCATACTCTGCTGCGGGGGCTTTCGTGTTATGACCTCGTCGGCTTTCATACCGAGAATGATCGCAACAACTTCGCCGAATGCCTGCGCCGCCAGGAAATGGGGGATCTCAACGGAGATGAGTGCCGAGTCTATGGAAAGGAGTTTCGCTGTGATGTCTTTCCAATCAGCATCGACACGGCCGAGTTCGCGAGCCTCGCAGAGCGCGATGCAGAGCGCGATGACGATCTGCAGGAGAGCTTTGACAGGCTTGCCGGTTTTGACGTCGCCATCGGCGTCGACCGTCTCGACTATTCGAAGGGCATCGACCAGCGCATCGTCGCCTTTAACCGCTTCCTACGGAGCAACAAGCATCGCAGACGCAAGACTGTGCTGCTGCAGATCACCCCGAAATCCCGCGACGAAATACCCGCATATCAGGCGATGCAAAAGGACGTCGCCGAGCTAGTGGGGCGCGTGGATGGGGAGCTCGGAACAGTCGGTTGGGTGCCTGTGCACTACATCAATCAGTCGCTCGGCCAAACGGAACTGGCCCGCCTCTACCGCAGGGCACGCGTCGGCCTTGTGACGCCATTTCGCGACGGCATGAACCTGGTGGCGAAGGAATATGTCGCTGCGCAGGACCCGCGTGACCCGGGCGTTCTCGTGCTCTCTCGCTTTGCCGGTGCCGCCAGTGAGTTGGGCGAGGCGATCCTCGTCAATCCCTATGACGGGGAGGACATGGCGAGCGCCATAGAGATGTCCCTGGATATGCCGCGAGATGAGCGGATTAGGCGATGGACACCGATGATGGAGAGGCTTCGCGAGTACGATGTCTATCGCTGGTGCGGCGACTTTCTCTCAAGCCTGGAACCGCCCCGAGGTTCGATGGGGTCATTGGACCGGCCTCGCCAGTAG
- a CDS encoding winged helix-turn-helix domain-containing protein, with product MSHLLTVPILAAVAQQAFSESAGVNMKNILVISQDASLRELLVEFLAKHEFRVRAVENSQKAAGKIASKPIDVAIIDLSVGREDGLRLVRNFGAKTDLPIIMISGNDLDESDEVKGLETGVRNHITKPFRLPELLACVRAASRERPEYDRNRIFQFDDWRVSTKRRLLCRGADREVKLTAGELNLLMAFLKNPGRVLSREQLLMATRMYNQNIYDRSIDVQILRLRRKLAQGTDRSAQYIRTERGAGYVFDSDVKVEELRTRNH from the coding sequence TTGTCCCATCTGCTGACCGTCCCCATATTGGCTGCCGTGGCCCAGCAAGCCTTTAGCGAGTCAGCAGGTGTGAATATGAAAAACATTCTCGTGATCAGTCAGGACGCTTCGCTCAGAGAGCTGCTAGTTGAATTCTTGGCGAAGCACGAGTTTAGGGTCAGAGCCGTCGAAAACAGTCAGAAGGCCGCCGGCAAAATAGCGTCCAAACCGATTGATGTAGCAATAATCGATTTGAGCGTCGGCCGAGAAGATGGTCTTCGGCTCGTTCGGAATTTCGGTGCCAAGACAGATCTTCCGATCATCATGATTAGCGGTAACGACCTTGATGAGTCTGACGAGGTGAAGGGACTCGAAACCGGCGTCCGCAACCACATCACTAAGCCCTTCCGACTGCCAGAGCTCCTGGCCTGCGTTCGTGCCGCTTCACGCGAGCGGCCAGAGTATGACCGAAACAGGATCTTCCAATTCGATGACTGGCGAGTGAGCACGAAGCGCCGCCTTTTGTGCCGAGGAGCAGATCGTGAAGTCAAGCTCACTGCGGGCGAGCTCAACCTCCTGATGGCATTTCTCAAAAATCCGGGCAGGGTCCTTTCGCGCGAGCAGCTTCTGATGGCGACGCGTATGTATAATCAGAATATCTATGATCGTAGCATCGATGTTCAAATCCTGCGTCTTCGCCGCAAACTGGCACAGGGCACGGATCGGAGCGCGCAGTATATTCGCACCGAGCGAGGCGCGGGCTATGTTTTCGACAGCGACGTAAAGGTTGAAGAGCTGAGAACGCGTAATCACTGA